In the Streptomyces sp. cg36 genome, one interval contains:
- a CDS encoding ABC transporter permease produces MPETLKKAEAGTETPVTAAATTATEKPRSLWSDAWRDLRRNPFFIVSALLIVFLVLVASFPGMFSSVDPDHADLAKHYLGSPNYSHFFQEDWFGYDVQGRSIYSRVLYGARASIIVGVCVTVFVTLLGSFVGMLAGYFGGWLDSLLSRLTDVFFGIPLLLGAIVILNAFTHRTVWSVVVGLGLLGWTQLARVMRGSVITVKQADYVQAAKALGASTSRIMIRHILPNAVAPVIVVATIALGGYIATEATLSFLGIGLPPSTVSWGNDISSGQTVIRTAPHVLFFPSAMLSITVLAFIMLGDAVRDALDPKLR; encoded by the coding sequence ATGCCTGAGACCCTCAAGAAGGCCGAGGCCGGGACCGAGACCCCGGTCACCGCCGCCGCGACCACGGCGACGGAGAAGCCGCGCAGCCTCTGGTCGGACGCCTGGCGCGATCTGCGCCGCAACCCGTTCTTCATCGTCTCGGCGCTGCTGATCGTCTTCCTGGTGCTCGTCGCGAGCTTCCCGGGGATGTTCAGCTCGGTCGACCCCGACCACGCGGACCTCGCCAAGCACTACCTGGGCTCGCCGAACTACAGCCACTTCTTCCAGGAGGACTGGTTCGGCTACGACGTCCAGGGCCGCAGCATCTACTCGCGCGTCCTGTACGGCGCCCGCGCCTCGATCATCGTCGGCGTCTGCGTGACGGTCTTCGTGACGCTGCTCGGCAGCTTCGTGGGCATGCTGGCCGGCTACTTCGGCGGCTGGCTCGACTCGCTGCTCTCGCGGCTGACCGACGTGTTCTTCGGCATCCCGCTGCTGCTCGGCGCGATCGTCATCCTCAACGCCTTCACGCACCGCACCGTCTGGTCCGTGGTGGTCGGCCTCGGTCTGCTGGGCTGGACCCAGCTGGCGCGTGTCATGCGCGGTTCGGTGATCACGGTCAAGCAGGCCGACTACGTCCAGGCCGCCAAGGCCCTGGGCGCGAGCACCAGCCGCATCATGATCCGGCACATCCTGCCGAACGCGGTCGCGCCGGTGATCGTCGTCGCGACCATCGCCCTCGGCGGATACATCGCCACCGAGGCGACGCTGTCCTTCCTCGGTATCGGCCTGCCGCCGTCCACCGTCTCGTGGGGCAACGACATTTCCTCGGGCCAGACCGTCATCCGTACCGCTCCGCACGTGCTGTTCTTCCCCAGCGCCATGCTGAGCATCACGGTGCTCGCCTTCATCATGCTCGGCGACGCGGTGCGCGACGCCCTCGACCCCAAGCTGCGCTGA
- the typA gene encoding translational GTPase TypA, which produces MPTRHDIRNVAIVAHVDHGKTTIVDAMLKQAGAFAAHQHLDDRMMDSNDLEREKGITILAKNTAVKYHPKDGGAPITINIIDTPGHADFGGEVERGLSMVDAVVLLVDASEGPLPQTRFVLRKALQARMPVILCINKTDRPDSRIDEVVNETYDLFLDLDADEDQIEFPIVYACGRDGIASLTKPEDGTVPADSTNLEPFFSTILEHVPAPTYEEDAPLQAHVTNLDADNFLGRIALLRVEQGELRKGQTVAWIKRDGSISNVRISELMMTEALTRKPAEVAGPGDICAVAGIPDIMIGETLADPENPVALPLITVDQPAISMTIGTNTSPLVGRGGTGKGADAKSAVKDRKVTARQVKDRLDRELIGNVSLRVLDTDRPDAWEVQGRGELALAILVEQMRREGFELTIGKPQVVTKTVDGKVHEPVERLTVDVPEEHMGAVTQLMGVRKGRMDNMSNHGSGWVRMEFVVPSRGLIGFRTEFLTNTRGTGIAHSIHEGHEPWFGNLVTRNNGSLVADRAGAVTPFAMINLQERGVLFTEPGTEVYEGMIVGENSRSDDMDVNITKEKKLTNMRAASADNTENVVPPRKLSLEQSLEFCRDDECVEVTPEAVRIRKVVLDQKERGRTASRAKHG; this is translated from the coding sequence ATGCCCACGCGCCACGACATCCGCAATGTCGCCATCGTCGCCCACGTCGACCACGGCAAGACGACCATCGTCGACGCCATGCTCAAGCAGGCCGGTGCGTTCGCCGCGCACCAGCACCTCGACGACCGCATGATGGACTCGAACGACCTGGAGCGTGAGAAGGGCATCACGATCCTGGCGAAGAACACCGCCGTCAAGTACCACCCCAAGGACGGCGGGGCCCCGATCACGATCAACATCATCGACACCCCGGGCCACGCCGACTTCGGTGGCGAGGTCGAGCGCGGTCTGTCGATGGTGGACGCGGTCGTCCTGCTCGTCGACGCCTCCGAGGGCCCGCTCCCGCAGACCCGCTTCGTGCTCCGCAAGGCCCTCCAGGCCCGGATGCCCGTCATCCTCTGCATCAACAAGACGGACCGCCCGGACTCCCGGATCGACGAGGTCGTCAACGAGACGTACGACCTGTTCCTGGACCTGGACGCGGACGAGGACCAGATCGAGTTCCCGATCGTCTACGCCTGCGGCCGTGACGGCATCGCCTCGCTGACCAAGCCGGAGGACGGCACCGTCCCGGCCGACTCCACCAACCTGGAGCCGTTCTTCTCCACCATCCTGGAGCACGTCCCGGCCCCGACGTACGAGGAGGACGCGCCGCTCCAGGCCCACGTCACCAACCTCGACGCCGACAACTTCCTCGGCCGCATCGCGCTGCTCCGCGTCGAGCAGGGCGAGCTGCGCAAGGGCCAGACCGTGGCCTGGATCAAGCGCGACGGCTCGATCTCGAACGTGCGCATCTCCGAGCTGATGATGACCGAGGCGCTCACCCGCAAGCCGGCCGAGGTGGCGGGCCCCGGTGACATCTGCGCCGTCGCCGGCATCCCGGACATCATGATCGGCGAGACGCTGGCCGACCCGGAGAACCCGGTCGCGCTGCCGCTGATCACGGTCGACCAGCCGGCCATCTCCATGACCATCGGCACCAACACCTCGCCGCTCGTCGGCCGTGGCGGCACCGGCAAGGGCGCGGACGCCAAGTCCGCCGTCAAGGACCGCAAGGTCACCGCCCGCCAGGTCAAGGACCGCCTGGACCGCGAGCTGATCGGCAACGTGTCGCTGCGCGTCCTAGACACCGACCGTCCGGACGCCTGGGAGGTCCAGGGCCGTGGTGAGCTCGCGCTCGCCATCCTGGTCGAGCAGATGCGCCGCGAGGGCTTCGAGCTGACCATCGGCAAGCCGCAGGTGGTCACCAAGACGGTCGACGGCAAGGTCCACGAGCCGGTCGAGCGCCTCACGGTGGACGTGCCCGAGGAGCACATGGGCGCCGTCACGCAGCTCATGGGCGTCCGCAAGGGCCGCATGGACAACATGTCGAACCACGGCTCCGGCTGGGTCCGCATGGAGTTCGTCGTCCCGTCCCGCGGCCTCATCGGCTTCCGTACGGAGTTCCTGACCAACACCCGCGGCACCGGCATCGCCCACTCGATCCACGAGGGCCACGAGCCGTGGTTCGGCAACCTGGTGACCCGCAACAACGGCTCCCTGGTCGCCGACCGCGCCGGTGCGGTCACGCCGTTCGCGATGATCAACCTCCAGGAGCGCGGTGTGCTGTTCACCGAGCCCGGCACCGAGGTGTACGAGGGCATGATCGTCGGTGAGAACTCGCGCTCCGACGACATGGACGTGAACATCACCAAGGAGAAGAAGCTCACCAACATGCGTGCGGCTTCCGCGGACAACACCGAGAACGTGGTGCCCCCGCGCAAGCTCTCCCTGGAGCAGTCCCTGGAGTTCTGCCGCGACGACGAGTGCGTCGAGGTGACCCCGGAGGCCGTGCGCATCCGCAAGGTCGTCCTGGACCAGAAGGAGCGCGGCCGTACGGCGTCGCGCGCCAAGCACGGCTGA
- a CDS encoding ABC transporter ATP-binding protein encodes MSIIDKTASVPAPRADGDQGGPLLEVRDLHVEFHTRDGVAKAVNGVNYSVSAGETLAVLGESGSGKSVTAQAIMGILDMPPGKIPQGEILFRGEDMLKMTAEERRAIRGQKIAMIFQDALSALNPVLSVGYQLGEMFRVHQGASRKEAKAKAIELMDKVKIPAAAARVNDYPHQFSGGMRQRIMIAMALALEPDLIIADEPTTALDVTVQAQVMDLLAELQREYHMGLILITHDLGVVADVADKIAVMYAGRIVETAPVHELYKRPAHPYTRGLLDSIPRLDQKGQELYAIKGLPPNLLKIPSGCAFNPRCPKAQDICRTEVPKLAPVTEADGTDLSGRGSACHFWKETIHG; translated from the coding sequence GTGAGCATCATCGACAAGACCGCCAGCGTCCCGGCGCCCCGCGCCGACGGTGACCAGGGCGGCCCCCTGCTCGAAGTCCGTGACCTGCACGTGGAGTTCCACACCCGAGACGGTGTGGCCAAGGCGGTCAACGGCGTCAACTACAGCGTGAGCGCCGGCGAGACCCTCGCCGTCCTCGGCGAGTCCGGTTCGGGCAAGTCCGTGACCGCGCAGGCCATCATGGGCATCCTCGACATGCCGCCCGGCAAGATCCCGCAGGGCGAGATCCTGTTCCGCGGCGAGGACATGCTGAAGATGACCGCCGAGGAGCGGCGCGCCATCCGCGGCCAGAAGATCGCCATGATCTTCCAGGACGCGCTCTCCGCGCTGAACCCGGTGCTGAGCGTCGGCTACCAGCTCGGCGAGATGTTCCGGGTCCACCAGGGCGCCTCCCGCAAGGAGGCCAAGGCCAAGGCCATCGAGCTGATGGACAAGGTCAAGATCCCCGCGGCTGCCGCGCGGGTCAACGACTACCCCCACCAGTTCTCCGGCGGCATGCGCCAGCGCATCATGATCGCCATGGCGCTGGCCCTGGAGCCGGACCTGATCATCGCGGACGAGCCGACCACCGCGCTCGACGTGACGGTCCAGGCGCAGGTCATGGACCTGCTGGCGGAGCTCCAGCGCGAGTACCACATGGGCCTGATCCTGATCACCCACGACCTCGGCGTGGTCGCCGACGTCGCGGACAAGATCGCCGTGATGTACGCGGGCCGGATCGTGGAGACCGCGCCGGTGCACGAGCTCTACAAGCGCCCCGCGCACCCGTACACCCGGGGTCTGCTCGACTCGATCCCGCGCCTGGACCAGAAGGGCCAGGAGCTGTACGCGATCAAGGGCCTGCCGCCGAACCTGCTGAAGATCCCCAGCGGCTGCGCGTTCAACCCGCGCTGCCCGAAGGCGCAGGACATCTGCCGCACCGAGGTGCCGAAGCTGGCCCCGGTCACCGAGGCGGACGGCACGGACCTGTCCGGCCGCGGCAGCGCCTGCCACTTCTGGAAGGAGACGATCCATGGCTGA
- a CDS encoding ABC transporter ATP-binding protein — MAEPAKKDEAVDATTASVTDVVKTDASTTTEVEAILDAKVERGEPILQVRNLVKHFPLTQGILFKKQIGAVKAVDGVSFDLYQGETLGIVGESGCGKSTVAKLLMTLERATAGEVFYKGQDITKLSGRALKAVRRNIQMVFQDPYTSLNPRMTVGDIIGEPFDIHPEVAPKGDRRRRVQELLDVVGLNPEYINRYPHQFSGGQRQRIGIARGLALNPEIIICDEPVSALDVSVQAQVINLMEKLQDEFNLSYIFIAHDLSIVRHISDRVGVMYLGKMAEIGTDEEIYEHPTHPYTQALLSAVPVPDPDAREHRERIILTGDVPSPANPPSGCRFRTRCWKAEERCSTELPLLAVPERFQGKKTLAAHDSACHFAEEKDVVGAA; from the coding sequence ATGGCTGAGCCGGCCAAGAAGGACGAGGCTGTGGACGCGACCACCGCGAGCGTGACCGACGTGGTGAAGACGGACGCCTCCACGACCACCGAGGTCGAGGCGATCCTCGACGCCAAGGTCGAGCGCGGTGAGCCGATCCTCCAGGTGCGCAACCTGGTCAAGCACTTCCCGCTGACCCAGGGCATCCTCTTCAAGAAGCAGATCGGCGCGGTCAAGGCCGTGGACGGGGTCTCCTTCGACCTCTACCAGGGCGAGACCCTCGGCATCGTCGGCGAGTCCGGCTGCGGCAAGTCCACGGTCGCCAAGCTGCTGATGACGCTGGAGCGGGCCACCGCCGGCGAGGTCTTCTACAAGGGCCAGGACATCACCAAGCTGTCCGGCCGCGCGCTGAAGGCCGTCCGCCGCAACATCCAGATGGTGTTCCAGGACCCGTACACGTCCCTGAACCCCCGGATGACGGTCGGCGACATCATCGGCGAGCCCTTCGACATCCACCCCGAGGTGGCGCCCAAGGGCGACCGGCGCCGCCGGGTCCAGGAGCTCCTGGACGTCGTGGGCCTCAACCCGGAGTACATCAACCGGTACCCGCACCAGTTCTCGGGCGGTCAGCGCCAGCGCATCGGCATCGCCCGCGGCCTCGCGCTCAACCCCGAGATCATCATCTGCGACGAGCCGGTCTCCGCGCTCGACGTGTCGGTGCAGGCGCAGGTCATCAACCTGATGGAGAAGCTGCAGGACGAGTTCAACCTCTCCTACATCTTCATCGCGCACGACCTCTCGATCGTCCGGCACATCTCCGACCGCGTCGGTGTGATGTACCTCGGCAAGATGGCCGAGATCGGCACGGACGAGGAGATCTACGAGCACCCGACGCACCCGTACACCCAGGCGCTGCTCTCCGCGGTGCCGGTGCCGGACCCGGACGCGCGCGAGCACCGCGAGCGCATCATCCTGACCGGCGACGTCCCGTCCCCGGCCAACCCGCCGTCGGGCTGCCGCTTCCGCACCCGCTGCTGGAAGGCGGAGGAGCGCTGCTCCACCGAGCTTCCGCTGCTGGCGGTCCCCGAGCGCTTCCAGGGCAAGAAGACCCTGGCCGCGCACGACTCGGCGTGCCACTTCGCCGAGGAGAAGGACGTGGTGGGCGCGGCCTGA
- a CDS encoding ABC transporter substrate-binding protein yields the protein MRGATHAKWTACAVVVALAATACGGGDSGGGSGASGIVSSSWGDPQNPLEPANTNEVQGGKVLDMLFRGLVRYDPKTGAAKNMVAEKIDTTDSTNFTVTVKDGWTFSNGEKVTAKSFVDAWNYGANLKHNQKNAYFFGYIDGYDKVHPDKGDPTADTLSGLKVTGDRTFTVKLNQKFSTWPDTLGYAAFAPLPKAFFDNHSAWLSKPVGNGPYTVNSYTKGSKLEMRKWDAYPGEDKAQNGGVDLKVYTDNNTAYTDLTAGNLDLVDDVPASQLKNVKSDLGDRYINTPAGIIQTLAFPFYDDAWNTPGAVKVRKGLSMAINRAQITDTIFQKTRTPATDWTSPVLGADGGYKDGLCGDACKYDPAGAKKLIQEGGGIPGGQVKISYNADTGSHKEWVDAICNSVNNALGNDKACVGNPVGTFADFRNQITQNKMSGPFRAGWQMDYPLIQNFLQPLYYTNASSNDGKWTNAQFDKLVNEANAETDKAKAVDLFQQAEGVLRDQMGAIPLWYQNGSAGYSTRLSNVALNPFSVPVYNEIKVS from the coding sequence ATGCGCGGAGCCACGCACGCCAAGTGGACCGCATGTGCGGTGGTCGTCGCCCTGGCGGCGACGGCCTGCGGGGGCGGGGACAGCGGAGGCGGGAGCGGCGCCTCGGGCATCGTGAGCTCGTCCTGGGGCGATCCGCAGAACCCGCTGGAGCCCGCCAACACCAACGAGGTGCAGGGCGGCAAGGTCCTCGACATGCTCTTCCGCGGTCTGGTGCGCTACGACCCGAAGACCGGTGCGGCCAAGAACATGGTCGCCGAGAAGATCGACACCACCGACTCCACCAACTTCACGGTCACCGTGAAGGACGGCTGGACCTTCTCCAACGGCGAGAAGGTGACCGCCAAGTCGTTCGTGGACGCCTGGAACTACGGCGCCAACCTCAAGCACAACCAGAAGAACGCCTACTTCTTCGGCTACATCGACGGCTACGACAAGGTCCACCCCGACAAGGGCGACCCGACCGCGGACACGCTCTCCGGGCTCAAGGTCACCGGGGACCGCACCTTCACCGTCAAGCTCAACCAGAAGTTCTCCACCTGGCCCGACACCCTCGGCTACGCCGCCTTCGCGCCGCTGCCGAAGGCGTTCTTCGACAACCACTCCGCCTGGCTCTCCAAGCCGGTCGGCAACGGCCCGTACACGGTGAACTCCTACACCAAGGGCTCCAAGCTGGAGATGCGCAAGTGGGACGCCTACCCGGGCGAGGACAAGGCGCAGAACGGCGGGGTCGACCTCAAGGTCTACACCGACAACAACACCGCCTACACCGACCTGACCGCGGGCAACCTCGACCTCGTCGACGACGTGCCCGCCTCCCAGCTCAAGAACGTCAAGTCCGACCTCGGCGACCGGTACATCAACACCCCGGCCGGCATCATCCAGACGCTCGCCTTCCCGTTCTACGACGACGCCTGGAACACCCCGGGCGCGGTGAAGGTCCGCAAGGGCCTGTCGATGGCGATCAACCGGGCGCAGATCACCGACACCATCTTCCAGAAGACCCGCACCCCGGCCACCGACTGGACCTCACCGGTCCTCGGCGCGGACGGCGGCTACAAGGACGGGCTCTGCGGCGACGCCTGCAAGTACGACCCGGCCGGGGCGAAGAAGCTGATCCAGGAGGGCGGCGGGATCCCCGGCGGCCAGGTGAAGATCTCCTACAACGCGGACACCGGCTCGCACAAGGAGTGGGTCGACGCCATCTGCAACAGCGTCAACAACGCGCTGGGCAACGACAAGGCGTGCGTGGGCAACCCGGTCGGCACCTTCGCCGACTTCCGCAACCAGATCACCCAGAACAAGATGTCCGGGCCGTTCCGGGCGGGCTGGCAGATGGACTACCCGCTGATCCAGAACTTCCTCCAGCCGCTGTACTACACCAACGCCTCCTCCAACGACGGCAAGTGGACCAACGCCCAGTTCGACAAGCTGGTCAACGAGGCCAACGCCGAGACGGACAAGGCCAAGGCGGTCGACCTCTTCCAGCAGGCCGAGGGCGTGCTGCGGGACCAGATGGGCGCCATTCCGCTCTGGTACCAGAACGGCAGCGCGGGCTACTCGACCCGGCTCTCCAACGTCGCCCTGAACCCGTTCAGCGTCCCCGTCTACAACGAGATCAAGGTCAGCTGA
- a CDS encoding ABC transporter permease → MGRYVARRLLQMIPVFIGTTLLIFLMVYSLPGDPVRALWGDRPADPQAMARLRHEYWFDRPVLAQYWHYISNVITGDFGTSFVTGRKVIDVMSETFPVTIRLSLIAFTIEIVVGIVLGLLAGLNRGKIADKLVLVVTLLLISIPIFVLGFIFQTVFADQLGWVTPTVQNSDDITQLLLPGVVLGSLSFAYIARLSRTSIAENLRADYIRTAVAKGLPRRRVVGIHLMRNSLIPVVTFLGTDLGALMGGAIVTEGIFNVHGIGNTLYRSINQSDNTTVVGIVTILVIVYLLSSLAVDLLYAALDPRIRYA, encoded by the coding sequence ATGGGGCGCTACGTCGCGAGGCGACTGCTCCAGATGATCCCGGTGTTCATCGGGACCACTCTGCTCATCTTTCTGATGGTGTACTCACTCCCCGGCGACCCGGTCCGGGCGCTGTGGGGCGACAGACCTGCCGACCCGCAGGCGATGGCGCGGCTGCGCCACGAATACTGGTTCGACCGACCGGTACTCGCGCAGTACTGGCACTACATCAGCAACGTCATCACCGGAGACTTCGGCACCAGCTTCGTCACCGGCCGTAAGGTGATCGACGTCATGTCGGAGACGTTCCCGGTGACGATCAGGCTTTCGCTGATCGCCTTCACCATCGAGATCGTCGTGGGCATCGTGCTGGGTCTCCTGGCCGGCCTCAACCGCGGCAAGATCGCGGACAAGCTCGTCCTCGTGGTCACCCTGCTGCTGATCTCGATCCCGATCTTCGTTCTGGGCTTCATCTTCCAGACGGTCTTCGCGGACCAGCTCGGCTGGGTCACCCCGACCGTGCAGAACTCCGACGACATCACGCAGCTGCTGCTGCCCGGTGTGGTCCTCGGTTCGCTCTCGTTCGCGTACATCGCCCGGCTCAGCAGGACCTCGATCGCCGAGAACCTGCGCGCGGACTACATCCGCACCGCCGTCGCGAAGGGCCTGCCGCGCCGCCGCGTGGTCGGCATCCACCTGATGCGCAACTCGCTGATCCCGGTGGTCACCTTCCTCGGTACGGACCTGGGCGCCCTGATGGGCGGTGCCATCGTCACCGAGGGCATCTTCAACGTGCACGGCATCGGCAACACGCTGTACCGATCGATCAACCAGTCGGACAACACCACGGTGGTCGGCATCGTGACGATCCTGGTGATCGTCTACCTGCTCTCCAGCCTTGCCGTCGACCTGCTGTACGCCGCTCTGGACCCGAGGATCCGCTATGCCTGA
- a CDS encoding ABC transporter substrate-binding protein has translation MRGAKSAKWVAGAALVALAATACGGGDSDSSDNSGAAANPSGVFSYQSSEPQHPIQPANVMETGGGRITDALFSKLVDFDPKTGALVNLVADNIKQDDASHYTIKVKQGWTFHNGEKVTAKSFVKAWNWGANAKNAQQNASWFSDIKGYADVHPEKGDPKAETMSGLTTPDDYTIKVELANPAPYWTYKLGYSAYAPLPDVFYTNPKKYGQEPIGNGPYQFVKWNHNQDFLTKTYDKYAGPDKPKNGGVDFKFYTTSEAAYKDTVSNNLDVLDQVAPSGMATYHQDLGKRAVDAPQNSIQTIAIAAYSPTLKGLKDRAKFVQGISMAIDRDTITKTVLQGSRTPATGFVPPAVKGYLPDACGEACKYDPAKAKQLVTDAGGANAAISVLYNADGGHKEWVTAVCANITQATGVKCESDAKADFKTVLDIRTGKKVQSFYRSGWVQDYPLNANFLKDLYGTTAAGNEGGYSNKTFDELTAKADKAATLDESVKLYQEAEKALYADMPAIPLWYYKTNAGYSANVKNVTYDTFGKPVFTAVEVVKK, from the coding sequence ATGCGTGGTGCCAAGAGCGCCAAGTGGGTCGCCGGTGCGGCTCTCGTCGCCCTGGCTGCGACTGCCTGTGGTGGCGGCGACAGCGACAGCTCGGACAACTCGGGCGCGGCTGCGAACCCGTCCGGCGTGTTCAGCTACCAGAGCAGCGAGCCGCAGCACCCGATCCAGCCGGCCAACGTGATGGAGACCGGCGGTGGTCGTATCACCGACGCGCTCTTCTCCAAGCTGGTGGACTTCGACCCCAAGACGGGTGCGCTCGTCAACCTGGTCGCGGACAACATCAAGCAGGACGACGCCAGCCACTACACCATCAAGGTGAAGCAGGGCTGGACCTTCCACAACGGTGAGAAGGTCACGGCGAAGTCCTTCGTCAAGGCGTGGAACTGGGGCGCGAACGCCAAGAACGCGCAGCAGAACGCCTCGTGGTTCTCGGACATCAAGGGCTACGCCGACGTGCACCCGGAGAAGGGTGACCCGAAGGCCGAGACCATGTCGGGTCTGACCACCCCGGACGACTACACGATCAAGGTCGAGCTCGCCAACCCGGCGCCGTACTGGACCTACAAGCTCGGCTACAGCGCCTACGCGCCGCTGCCGGACGTGTTCTACACGAACCCGAAGAAGTACGGCCAGGAGCCCATCGGCAACGGCCCGTACCAGTTCGTCAAGTGGAACCACAACCAGGACTTCCTGACCAAGACGTACGACAAGTACGCGGGTCCGGACAAGCCGAAGAACGGTGGTGTGGACTTCAAGTTCTACACGACCTCCGAGGCCGCCTATAAGGACACGGTCTCCAACAACCTGGACGTGCTGGACCAGGTCGCCCCGAGCGGCATGGCCACCTACCACCAGGACCTCGGCAAGCGCGCCGTGGACGCCCCGCAGAACTCGATCCAGACCATCGCGATCGCGGCCTACTCGCCGACGCTCAAGGGTCTCAAGGACCGTGCCAAGTTCGTCCAGGGCATCTCCATGGCGATCGACCGGGACACCATCACCAAGACGGTGCTCCAGGGCTCGCGCACCCCGGCCACCGGCTTCGTGCCGCCGGCCGTCAAGGGTTACCTGCCGGACGCCTGTGGTGAGGCGTGCAAGTACGACCCGGCCAAGGCCAAGCAGCTCGTCACGGACGCGGGTGGCGCCAACGCCGCCATCTCCGTGCTCTACAACGCCGACGGCGGCCACAAGGAATGGGTGACGGCGGTCTGCGCCAACATCACCCAGGCCACCGGCGTCAAGTGCGAGAGCGACGCCAAGGCGGACTTCAAGACCGTCCTCGACATCCGCACCGGCAAGAAGGTCCAGTCCTTCTACCGCTCGGGCTGGGTCCAGGACTACCCGCTGAACGCCAACTTCCTCAAGGACCTGTACGGCACCACCGCCGCGGGCAACGAGGGCGGCTACTCCAACAAGACGTTCGACGAGCTGACCGCCAAGGCGGACAAGGCCGCGACGCTGGACGAGTCCGTCAAGCTGTACCAGGAGGCCGAGAAGGCCCTCTACGCGGACATGCCGGCCATCCCGCTCTGGTACTACAAGACGAACGCCGGCTACTCGGCCAACGTCAAGAACGTCACGTACGACACCTTCGGCAAGCCGGTGTTCACCGCTGTCGAGGTCGTGAAGAAGTAG